From the genome of Hymenobacter gelipurpurascens:
GATGCTACCCCAGATAAGCCTGCTAAAGGAGGCCGTTTCGCGAAGAAAGCACCTGCCGCTACAGCCGCTGATACGGCGGATAAGCCCGCCAAAAAAACGGCGGCTAAAAAGCCAGCCGCCAAGAAACCGGCCGCCAAGAAAGCTACGGGCACTACCGCTAAAAAAGCGGCTACGAAAGCGAAGTAGGTTTCCAAATACTACTATTTAACAGCTAGAAAGGCTCTGACCAGTGCGGTTGGAGCCTTTCTAGCTGTTAAGATATCTTGAAATCCATATCTTTATTCAGCTCTATTGCCCTACCCAATTCTTTATGAACTCGGCGTATACTCTATTAAGCATCATGAGCCTTTGCTTTGGCTTAAGTGGTGCTATTACAACCCCTGCCTTACCTGCTGCCCAGCAACTCCCGACCTCAGCCGTAGGCCAGTACCAGTGGCTCCAGAAAGGCCAATACAACCCTAAACAGAGCCTTGCCGCCCGCTTTCCAGCTCCGACGGGCTATGAGCGGGTAGCGGTAACCTCGGGTAGCTTTGGGCAGTGGCTGCGGTATTTGCCTTTGCTGCCGACCGGCTCATCGGTGCACCTGCACAATGGCGAGTTGAAGGACCGCCAGGATGTACACGCGGCCGTATTGAACCTGAATACCGGCTCCCGCGACCTGCAGCAGTGCGCTGATGCCGTGATTCGGTTGCGGGCAGAATATCTATTTAGCCAAGACCCTACACAGGTGCATTTCCATTTGACCAGTGGGCACGATATCCGCTTTCAGGATTGGTATAGCGGCCGCACTTTCCGAGTGGCCGGCGAGCAGGTCCTTCCTGCTTCAAAACCCGCAGAATTGCCCACTCACGCGGTTTTTCGGCGGTATATGGACCAGATTTTCACGTACGCGGGCACATTGTCGTTGAGCAGGGAACTGGTGTCGGTTCCGCTGGCACAGGTGCAGCCCGGCGACGTGCTCATTCGGGGTGGCTCGCCGGGGCATGCCGTGTTGGTGCTGGATGTGGCCCTGCAGCCCAGTATAGGCCGCCGGGTTGCCTTGCTGGCGCAGAGCTATATGCCGGCCCAGCAAATGCACGTCCTGAAGCCCGACTCATTCCAATCTTACGGAGCCTGGTTTGCGCTCGACGCCAGTCAGGAACAGGTATTTACACCTGAGTGGACGTTCAGCCAGAATGAGCTAAAGCGCTTCGAGTAACTGCAGTCTGTAGGCCATTGCTGGCAGGGAATGGCTGTTCAGGAAACGTAAAAACCACTTTACCGGGCAACAGGAACTGCCTTACTATCGTCTCTACTGCATTCAATTAACCCCGATACTATGAGAGAAAAACTGGTAGTACTGACCGGCGCGGGCATTAGTGCAGAGAGTGGCCTAGCCACCTTCCGGGGCTCCGATGGGCTTTGGGAAGGGCACCGCGTGGAAGATGTAGCCTCACCAGAAGGCTGGGCCCGTAATCCGGAGCTAGTGCTTGATTTCTATAACCAGCGGCGCCAAGCAGCCCGGCTGGCGCAACCCAATGCGGGCCATCTGGCCCTGGTGGCGTTGGAACAGGCCTACGATGTAGTTATCGTGACCCAAAATGTAGACGACCTACATGAGCGGGCCGGTAGCTCCCACGTGATTCATCTGCATGGTAAGCTGATGGAATCGCGCAGCACCCGCCATGAGGAGCTGGTGTACCCGATGACTTCCGATGTAATTCAGCTTGGTGATGTCTGTGAAAAAGGCCATCAGTTGCGGCCTAATATTGTATGGTTTGGGGAGCAGGTGCCGCTTATGGAGCAGGCCATGCAGGAAGCTGCCACCGCCGATGTATTTCTGGTGGTCGGGACTTCGCTGCAGGTATACCCCGCTGCCAGCTTGCTACACTATACCCGCCCCGATTGCCCGATATATATAATCGACCCCAATCAGCCGCCGGTTTCGGCAGGGCCAAACGTGCATTTTGTACGGGAGCCCGCCACTACCGGCGTTCCGCGTGTGGCGCAGGAATTACTATCAGGCAACTAAAACTAGCATTGGCCCTATGGCTTCTATTTTCGGGCACACACTGTTGGGTGCCACTCTAGGGAAACTGCTGCTTCCCGACAAACGCTATTGGCAGTGGTGGCTGGCGGCCGCAGCCTGTGCATTTCTG
Proteins encoded in this window:
- a CDS encoding SIR2 family NAD-dependent protein deacylase produces the protein MREKLVVLTGAGISAESGLATFRGSDGLWEGHRVEDVASPEGWARNPELVLDFYNQRRQAARLAQPNAGHLALVALEQAYDVVIVTQNVDDLHERAGSSHVIHLHGKLMESRSTRHEELVYPMTSDVIQLGDVCEKGHQLRPNIVWFGEQVPLMEQAMQEAATADVFLVVGTSLQVYPAASLLHYTRPDCPIYIIDPNQPPVSAGPNVHFVREPATTGVPRVAQELLSGN
- a CDS encoding DUF4846 domain-containing protein, with the translated sequence MSLCFGLSGAITTPALPAAQQLPTSAVGQYQWLQKGQYNPKQSLAARFPAPTGYERVAVTSGSFGQWLRYLPLLPTGSSVHLHNGELKDRQDVHAAVLNLNTGSRDLQQCADAVIRLRAEYLFSQDPTQVHFHLTSGHDIRFQDWYSGRTFRVAGEQVLPASKPAELPTHAVFRRYMDQIFTYAGTLSLSRELVSVPLAQVQPGDVLIRGGSPGHAVLVLDVALQPSIGRRVALLAQSYMPAQQMHVLKPDSFQSYGAWFALDASQEQVFTPEWTFSQNELKRFE